The following proteins are co-located in the Paraburkholderia phytofirmans PsJN genome:
- a CDS encoding electron transfer flavoprotein-ubiquinone oxidoreductase has translation MTPASLIEQYGPRESMEYDVVIVGGGPAGLSAAIRLKQLAAEKSVEIGVCVLEKGSEIGAHILSGAVMDPRAITELIPDWKEKGAPLTVDVTEDKFLFLTETGSKSVPTWALPDNFKNHGNYVISLANVTRWLGQQAEALGVEIFPGFPAAEILYNDDGSVKGVATGNLGIGKDGEPTENFQLGMELHAKYTLFCEGARGHLGRQLNDKFKLREGADPQVYGIGIKELWEIDPSKHKPGLVMHTAGWPLENDTYGGSFLYHMDNNQVVVGFVVGLGYTNPYLSPFEEFQRYKTHPAIRAVLEGGKRVSYGARAITAGGLMSLPKLVFPGGALVGDDAGFLNASRIKGSHAAIKTGMLAAEAAFDAVQAGRTSDELTAYPESFKTSWLHTELHRARNFKQWMSKGLYLGTLMVGIEQKLLGGNVPWTLHHQHWDHEMLKPASQCKPIVYPKPDGKLTFDRLSSVFISNTNHEENQPAHLTLKDPSVPVNVNWQTYAGPESRYCPAAVYEFVKNDDGSERLVINAQNCVHCKTCDIKDPTQNIVWVTPEGGGGPNYPNM, from the coding sequence ATGACCCCCGCAAGTCTCATTGAGCAATACGGTCCACGCGAGTCGATGGAATACGACGTCGTGATCGTCGGCGGCGGCCCGGCTGGCCTGTCCGCGGCGATCCGCCTGAAGCAGCTGGCTGCTGAGAAAAGCGTCGAGATTGGCGTGTGCGTACTGGAAAAAGGCTCGGAGATCGGGGCTCATATCCTGTCGGGCGCGGTGATGGATCCGCGCGCGATCACCGAACTCATTCCCGACTGGAAGGAAAAAGGCGCGCCGCTGACGGTGGATGTGACCGAAGACAAATTCCTGTTTCTCACGGAAACCGGCTCGAAGAGCGTGCCGACCTGGGCGCTGCCGGATAACTTCAAGAATCACGGCAATTACGTCATTTCACTGGCCAATGTCACACGCTGGCTGGGTCAGCAGGCCGAGGCGCTGGGTGTCGAGATTTTCCCGGGCTTTCCTGCGGCTGAAATCCTGTACAACGACGACGGTTCGGTTAAAGGTGTCGCCACAGGCAACCTGGGCATTGGCAAGGACGGCGAGCCGACCGAAAACTTCCAGCTCGGCATGGAACTGCACGCGAAATACACGCTGTTCTGCGAAGGCGCGCGCGGTCACCTCGGTCGCCAGCTGAACGATAAATTCAAGCTGCGCGAAGGCGCCGATCCGCAGGTCTACGGTATCGGCATCAAGGAACTGTGGGAAATCGACCCGTCGAAGCACAAGCCGGGTCTGGTGATGCACACGGCCGGCTGGCCGCTGGAAAACGACACGTACGGCGGCTCGTTCCTCTATCACATGGATAACAACCAGGTGGTGGTGGGCTTCGTGGTCGGCCTCGGCTACACGAACCCGTATCTGTCGCCGTTCGAAGAATTTCAGCGCTACAAGACGCATCCGGCGATTCGCGCCGTGCTCGAAGGCGGCAAGCGCGTGTCGTATGGCGCGCGGGCCATCACGGCGGGCGGTTTGATGTCGCTGCCGAAGCTGGTATTTCCGGGCGGCGCGCTGGTGGGCGACGATGCGGGTTTCCTGAACGCGTCGCGGATCAAGGGTTCGCATGCGGCGATCAAGACCGGCATGCTGGCTGCTGAAGCGGCTTTCGACGCCGTGCAGGCAGGACGCACCAGCGACGAACTCACCGCCTATCCGGAGAGCTTCAAGACGTCGTGGCTGCACACCGAACTTCACCGTGCGCGCAACTTCAAGCAGTGGATGAGCAAGGGACTCTACCTCGGCACGCTGATGGTCGGCATCGAGCAGAAGCTGCTGGGCGGCAATGTGCCGTGGACGCTGCATCACCAGCATTGGGATCACGAGATGCTCAAGCCCGCGTCGCAATGCAAGCCGATCGTGTATCCGAAGCCGGATGGCAAGCTCACGTTCGACCGGCTGTCTTCGGTGTTCATCTCGAACACGAATCACGAAGAGAATCAGCCGGCGCATCTAACGCTGAAAGATCCGTCCGTGCCGGTGAACGTGAACTGGCAGACGTATGCCGGTCCGGAATCACGCTATTGCCCGGCGGCCGTGTACGAGTTCGTGAAAAACGACGACGGCAGCGAGCGTCTCGTGATCAACGCGCAGAACTGCGTGCACTGCAAGACGTGCGATATCAAGGACCCGACGCAGAACATCGTGTGGGTCACGCCTGAGGGCGGCGGCGGTCCGAACTATCCGAACATGTGA